A stretch of the Marinobacter sp. JH2 genome encodes the following:
- a CDS encoding acetyltransferase gives MKRLAVLGASGHGKVVADAAEASGWQSVVFYDDAWPELQVNGPWGVRGDTETLLGQLSEFDGVVVGIGNNALRADKQQLLFSASAGIVSIVHPAAVVSAHARIQPGAVVFANAVVNAGAEVGAGCIINTGSVVEHDCILGDFAHISPNAVLAGGVIVECQAWVGACASVRQLLRVGKAAMVGMGAVVTKDVSASAVVVGNPAKVVNS, from the coding sequence GTGAAGCGTTTGGCGGTTCTGGGTGCCAGTGGCCATGGCAAGGTTGTGGCAGATGCCGCGGAGGCTTCCGGATGGCAAAGTGTGGTTTTTTATGATGATGCTTGGCCTGAGTTGCAAGTTAATGGCCCTTGGGGTGTACGAGGTGATACAGAAACGCTGCTCGGACAGTTGAGTGAATTTGATGGCGTTGTCGTGGGTATTGGTAATAACGCGTTAAGGGCTGATAAGCAACAGCTGTTGTTTTCAGCCAGCGCTGGGATTGTTTCGATTGTGCATCCGGCTGCGGTGGTTAGTGCTCATGCACGCATTCAGCCCGGAGCAGTGGTTTTTGCCAATGCGGTGGTCAATGCCGGAGCTGAAGTAGGCGCGGGCTGTATCATCAACACCGGTTCGGTGGTGGAGCACGATTGTATTTTGGGTGATTTCGCCCATATCAGCCCGAATGCTGTGCTAGCTGGCGGTGTAATTGTTGAATGCCAAGCTTGGGTAGGCGCTTGCGCCTCTGTGCGACAGTTGTTGCGAGTAGGTAAAGCCGCAATGGTGGGTATGGGCGCGGTGGTCACTAAAGATGTCAGTGCCAGCGCCGTTGTCGTAGGTAATCCGGCAAAAGTAGTAAATTCCTGA
- a CDS encoding DegT/DnrJ/EryC1/StrS aminotransferase family protein — MLNGPFSPWPSFSEEEANAVRDVLLSNKVNYWTGQECREFEREFASFADAGHAIAVANGTVALDLALRGLNIGPGDEVVVTPRTFLASVSSIVTAGATPVFADVDRESQNITPDTVREVITPRTKAIICVHLAGWPCDMDGFMALAEERDLFVIEDCAQAHGARYKGRSVGAIGHVGCWSFCQDKIMTTGGEGGMVTTNDKVLWKRMWAFKDHGKSWDAVFEREHPPGFRWLHESFGTNWRMTEMQAVIGRIQLQRMNQWHQQRISYAEQIWRTARALPGLRAPDVEAHAEHGAYKAYVFVEPEKLAEGWSRDRIQQAIVDAGVPCFSGSCSEVYLEKAFDNTGLRPEQRLPVAQELGETSLMFLVHPTLTAQEIEKTCRVLQDVMAEASE; from the coding sequence ATGTTGAACGGACCGTTTTCCCCTTGGCCATCATTTTCTGAAGAAGAGGCCAATGCTGTACGCGATGTGCTGTTGTCTAATAAGGTGAACTACTGGACTGGGCAGGAGTGTCGTGAGTTCGAGCGAGAATTTGCGTCTTTTGCCGACGCAGGACACGCCATTGCCGTGGCGAATGGCACGGTGGCATTGGACCTGGCGTTGAGGGGATTGAATATTGGGCCGGGGGATGAGGTTGTGGTTACGCCTCGAACCTTTTTGGCGTCCGTTTCAAGTATTGTGACTGCAGGGGCTACCCCGGTGTTTGCGGATGTTGATCGGGAAAGCCAGAACATTACGCCCGATACAGTGCGCGAGGTGATTACTCCGCGGACCAAGGCGATTATCTGTGTTCACTTAGCAGGCTGGCCTTGTGACATGGATGGTTTTATGGCGCTGGCAGAGGAGCGTGATCTTTTTGTGATTGAAGACTGTGCCCAGGCCCATGGTGCCCGTTACAAAGGCCGATCAGTGGGGGCGATTGGTCACGTAGGTTGTTGGTCGTTCTGTCAGGATAAAATTATGACCACTGGCGGCGAAGGCGGCATGGTAACCACCAATGACAAAGTGTTGTGGAAGCGGATGTGGGCTTTCAAGGATCACGGTAAAAGCTGGGATGCAGTTTTTGAGCGCGAGCATCCACCTGGCTTTAGATGGTTGCATGAAAGCTTTGGTACCAATTGGCGAATGACTGAAATGCAGGCTGTGATTGGCCGTATTCAGTTGCAGAGGATGAATCAGTGGCATCAGCAGCGCATTAGTTATGCCGAACAAATCTGGAGGACTGCTCGTGCGCTTCCAGGATTACGAGCCCCAGATGTCGAGGCGCATGCCGAGCATGGAGCCTACAAGGCATATGTGTTTGTAGAGCCTGAAAAATTGGCAGAAGGCTGGAGTCGTGATCGAATCCAGCAAGCCATTGTCGATGCCGGCGTGCCTTGTTTCTCAGGCTCTTGTTCGGAAGTATATTTAGAGAAAGCATTCGACAATACCGGCTTGCGCCCCGAGCAGCGCTTGCCTGTTGCCCAAGAGCTGGGAGAAACCAGCTTGATGTTTTTGGTGCACCCAACGCTTACGGCGCAGGAAATCGAGAAAACCTGCCGCGTACTGCAAGATGTGATGGCAGAAGCATCTGAATGA
- a CDS encoding nucleoside-diphosphate sugar epimerase/dehydratase, with the protein MRNSVINKVLHFSRPTKRTISVVTDIALLLMAAWAAFALRFESLSWTPTGYQLWAASSTVLFTIVAFVKLGLYRAVIRYLSEYAFLAILVGVVISSISLIVFGFLFQALVPRSVPVLYGAFAFLLVAGTRFAVRSIVRRPGRSSKEAVLIVGAGPKGMQLASALAQGVEFRPVGFVSLVESNHKSLIGNLPVFSIAHIEKAVRKQDASRVLLALEDSAPVNRKQLMQILERLSVPVQTVPSMSELVAGQARINDIRDLEIEDLLGRDPVRPDAAAVTESLFGKSVLVTGAGGSIGSELCRQILKHKPKTLVLFEQSEFSLYSIERELRTINQIEGLNVSLHAVLGNVVHRRRCETVMRSFGVQAVYHAAAYKHVPLVEHNVIEGVQNNVFGTWHAAEAAVAAGVERFVLISTDKAVRPTNVMGASKRLAELVLQGLAQHQSKTVFSMVRFGNVLGSSGSVVPLFRDQIRDGGPVTVTHKDIIRYFMTIPEASQLVLQAGSMGKGGEVFVLDMGEPVKIADLARKMIHLMGLAEKTDENPSGDIEIVYSGLRPGEKLFEELLIGDDPQGTEHPRIMMAKEVSMPWDEVRVLLDKLADASREFDCGSVVSMLREAPTGYSPNGGVVDLVWCNSQRGQNDQDACIAKIHHLPGVNPH; encoded by the coding sequence GTGAGAAATAGCGTGATTAATAAGGTTCTACACTTTTCACGGCCTACGAAGCGAACAATTTCTGTGGTGACGGACATTGCGCTGTTGTTAATGGCAGCATGGGCTGCCTTTGCATTGCGATTTGAGAGCCTTTCTTGGACACCTACCGGGTATCAATTGTGGGCCGCTAGTTCAACGGTACTCTTTACCATTGTTGCTTTCGTGAAACTTGGTTTGTATCGCGCTGTTATTCGATACTTGAGTGAGTACGCCTTCCTCGCCATCCTTGTGGGCGTCGTTATATCCAGCATTTCATTGATTGTTTTTGGGTTTCTATTTCAGGCTTTAGTACCGCGCTCGGTGCCGGTTTTATATGGCGCGTTTGCATTTTTATTGGTTGCAGGAACTCGGTTTGCGGTGAGGAGCATTGTTCGCCGGCCGGGGCGGAGCTCTAAGGAGGCCGTGCTGATCGTAGGGGCCGGACCAAAGGGGATGCAATTAGCTTCCGCCCTTGCTCAAGGTGTTGAATTTAGACCTGTCGGTTTTGTGTCTTTGGTTGAATCAAATCACAAATCGCTAATTGGAAACCTTCCCGTTTTCTCTATCGCGCATATTGAAAAAGCCGTGCGCAAGCAGGATGCCTCCCGAGTGTTGCTTGCCCTTGAAGATAGCGCACCGGTTAATCGTAAGCAGTTAATGCAGATTCTTGAACGGTTGTCGGTGCCAGTGCAAACAGTGCCATCCATGTCGGAGCTGGTGGCAGGGCAGGCCCGCATTAACGATATCCGAGATTTAGAGATTGAAGACCTGTTGGGGCGAGACCCGGTTCGCCCCGATGCTGCAGCTGTTACTGAGAGTCTGTTCGGGAAGTCTGTGCTTGTAACCGGCGCTGGTGGTTCTATCGGCTCGGAACTGTGTAGGCAGATTCTGAAGCATAAGCCAAAAACGTTGGTGCTGTTCGAGCAATCTGAATTTTCACTTTACTCCATTGAACGCGAGCTCCGGACAATTAATCAGATTGAAGGGTTGAACGTTTCGTTGCACGCCGTTCTGGGCAACGTTGTGCATCGTCGCCGGTGTGAGACAGTTATGCGTTCGTTTGGCGTTCAGGCAGTCTACCATGCAGCAGCGTACAAGCATGTGCCACTCGTTGAGCACAATGTCATTGAAGGTGTTCAGAATAATGTATTTGGCACTTGGCACGCGGCGGAAGCGGCGGTAGCGGCGGGCGTTGAGCGCTTTGTGCTGATTTCAACCGATAAAGCTGTGCGCCCGACAAATGTGATGGGGGCGAGTAAGCGCTTGGCCGAGTTGGTGTTGCAGGGGTTGGCGCAGCACCAGAGCAAGACGGTGTTTTCTATGGTGCGTTTCGGCAACGTGCTGGGTTCGTCTGGCTCGGTTGTTCCTTTATTCCGCGATCAAATCCGTGATGGTGGGCCGGTGACCGTTACGCACAAGGACATTATTCGCTACTTCATGACGATTCCCGAAGCCAGCCAACTGGTATTGCAGGCTGGCAGTATGGGCAAGGGGGGTGAAGTGTTTGTGCTGGACATGGGCGAGCCTGTCAAAATCGCTGATCTTGCCCGCAAGATGATTCACCTAATGGGGCTGGCAGAAAAAACCGACGAGAACCCTTCAGGCGATATTGAGATTGTTTATTCGGGGCTACGTCCCGGCGAGAAACTGTTTGAAGAGCTCTTGATCGGTGATGACCCGCAGGGTACTGAACATCCGCGCATTATGATGGCCAAGGAGGTCTCAATGCCGTGGGATGAGGTGCGTGTTTTGCTGGACAAGCTTGCCGACGCTAGTCGCGAGTTTGATTGCGGTAGTGTGGTGTCGATGTTGCGTGAAGCGCCTACTGGTTACTCACCGAATGGGGGTGTGGTGGATCTGGTTTGGTGCAACAGCCAGCGTGGTCAGAATGACCAAGATGCTTGTATAGCGAAAATTCACCATCTGCCTGGCGTTAATCCGCACTGA
- the tviB gene encoding Vi polysaccharide biosynthesis UDP-N-acetylglucosamine C-6 dehydrogenase TviB: protein MKKIAVVGLGYVGLPLAAAFGEKREVVGFDINTKRIEELKDGVDFTRELSSEELATATQLTFTDSVEGIADCQVYIVTVPTPIDEFKTPDLTPLVKASETVGKVLKQGDIVIYESTVYPGATEEVCVPVLEEVSGLTFNKDFFGGYSPERINPGDKAHRVTTIMKVTSGSTPEIADEVDALYADIITAGTHKASSIKVAEAAKVIENTQRDLNIALMNELSMIFAKLGIDTHEVLAAAGTKWNFLPFKPGLVGGHCIGVDPYYLTHKAQAIGYHPEIILAGRRVNDNMGPYAASELVKAMIKNGQAVSGAKVLVMGLTFKENCPDLRNTRVVDVISELKDYNCEVHVTDCWADNAEAEEEYGISLVDKPESGFYDAVFLAVPHNEYAAMSAQQLRAFAKDKGILFDLKGVLPLGEADIRL, encoded by the coding sequence ATGAAGAAAATTGCGGTTGTAGGTTTGGGCTATGTGGGGTTGCCACTGGCCGCGGCGTTTGGTGAGAAGCGTGAAGTGGTAGGTTTTGACATCAATACCAAGCGTATTGAAGAGCTGAAAGATGGCGTGGATTTCACCCGCGAACTGTCCAGCGAAGAGTTGGCAACCGCAACGCAATTGACGTTTACGGATTCGGTGGAGGGCATTGCGGATTGTCAGGTGTATATCGTGACGGTACCAACGCCCATCGATGAGTTTAAAACTCCGGATCTAACCCCGCTCGTTAAAGCCAGCGAAACCGTAGGTAAGGTGCTGAAGCAGGGCGATATCGTTATTTATGAGTCCACGGTGTACCCGGGCGCCACCGAAGAAGTGTGTGTTCCGGTTTTGGAAGAAGTATCTGGCTTGACGTTCAATAAAGACTTCTTCGGCGGTTATAGCCCTGAGCGAATTAACCCGGGTGATAAAGCGCACCGTGTGACGACCATTATGAAAGTGACTTCTGGCTCTACGCCGGAAATTGCTGACGAAGTGGATGCCTTGTACGCGGATATTATTACTGCCGGTACTCATAAGGCCAGTTCTATTAAAGTTGCTGAAGCTGCAAAAGTGATTGAAAACACTCAGCGTGATTTAAACATTGCGTTGATGAATGAGCTTTCTATGATTTTCGCCAAGCTGGGCATTGATACTCATGAAGTATTGGCCGCAGCAGGAACTAAATGGAACTTTTTACCGTTTAAACCGGGCTTGGTGGGTGGCCATTGTATAGGTGTAGACCCGTATTATTTAACTCATAAAGCGCAGGCTATTGGCTATCATCCGGAAATCATTCTGGCGGGCCGCCGTGTTAACGACAATATGGGGCCTTATGCGGCGTCTGAGTTGGTTAAAGCGATGATTAAAAATGGCCAAGCGGTTTCCGGCGCGAAAGTGCTGGTAATGGGACTGACGTTTAAAGAAAACTGCCCGGATTTGCGGAACACTCGTGTTGTTGATGTGATCAGTGAACTAAAAGACTATAACTGCGAAGTACACGTAACCGATTGCTGGGCAGACAATGCCGAAGCGGAAGAAGAATACGGGATTTCGCTGGTGGATAAGCCTGAAAGCGGATTTTACGATGCAGTATTCTTGGCTGTGCCTCACAATGAGTATGCCGCAATGAGTGCTCAACAATTGCGAGCGTTCGCAAAAGATAAGGGTATTCTTTTTGATCTGAAAGGGGTGTTGCCTCTGGGAGAGGCAGATATTCGATTGTAA
- a CDS encoding histone-like nucleoid-structuring protein, MvaT/MvaU family: MAKINDYYQKKQLMEKLAAELEQLENDQALKRELEFENKVRELMTEYDKSPKHVLQILAAIDPSIAGAKAEASTGTRAKRPMKTYKNPHTGEVVKTRGGNHKTLNEWREKHGKDAVQSWQQQD, from the coding sequence ATGGCGAAGATCAACGATTACTATCAGAAAAAACAGCTTATGGAAAAGCTTGCGGCAGAGCTGGAGCAGCTCGAAAACGATCAAGCGCTTAAGCGCGAGTTGGAATTTGAAAATAAAGTTCGTGAATTGATGACTGAATACGATAAGTCACCAAAGCACGTATTGCAGATTCTGGCAGCGATTGATCCTTCCATTGCCGGTGCTAAAGCGGAAGCTTCAACAGGTACTCGTGCCAAGCGCCCGATGAAAACCTATAAGAACCCGCATACCGGTGAAGTGGTGAAAACCCGCGGCGGCAACCACAAAACTCTGAACGAGTGGCGTGAGAAGCACGGTAAAGACGCGGTTCAGAGCTGGCAGCAGCAAGACTAA
- a CDS encoding sensor domain-containing diguanylate cyclase gives MAFDSEHVDPFHWLADMIETVEVGLVVLDLDFRVQAWNGFMENHSGITATQIRGQQIFNAFPDIPKAWLTRKVDSVTTLNTRAFTSWEQRPYLFKFRNSRPITGTEEFMFQNLTISPLTNSRGKVDKVCLLIYDVTEFASSKQALERANEQLAKLSMTDRLTGLLNRGTWENLVDAEFERYGRYGQTTTLVMFDIDHFKSVNDTYGHLAGDDVIRHSAQVTRDSIRQSDSAGRYGGEEFGLILPETDAENARILCERIRETIAQSTVNTTAGDIRYTISMGIAQLTGGPENYMQWMQEADKALYGAKEGGRNKVVIYS, from the coding sequence ATGGCTTTTGACTCAGAGCACGTAGACCCCTTCCATTGGCTGGCCGACATGATCGAAACGGTAGAGGTCGGCCTGGTGGTGCTGGATCTCGATTTCCGAGTGCAAGCCTGGAACGGCTTTATGGAAAATCACAGCGGCATCACCGCCACCCAAATTCGTGGCCAACAGATATTCAACGCCTTTCCTGACATTCCCAAAGCCTGGCTTACGCGGAAAGTGGATTCCGTCACCACACTCAACACCCGAGCCTTCACCTCCTGGGAGCAGCGCCCTTACCTATTCAAGTTTCGAAACTCCCGCCCCATCACGGGCACCGAAGAGTTCATGTTTCAAAACCTGACGATCAGCCCGCTCACCAACTCCCGTGGCAAGGTCGACAAGGTCTGCCTGCTCATTTACGACGTGACCGAGTTCGCGAGCAGCAAACAAGCACTGGAACGGGCCAACGAGCAACTGGCGAAATTAAGCATGACCGACCGACTAACCGGTTTGCTTAACCGAGGCACCTGGGAAAACCTGGTGGATGCAGAATTCGAACGCTACGGGCGCTACGGTCAAACCACCACCTTGGTCATGTTCGATATCGATCACTTCAAATCGGTGAACGATACCTACGGGCACCTGGCCGGTGATGATGTGATTCGCCACTCCGCACAGGTGACACGCGACAGCATTCGCCAATCAGATTCTGCCGGGCGTTACGGTGGAGAAGAGTTCGGCCTTATCCTGCCGGAAACCGATGCAGAGAACGCGCGCATATTGTGCGAACGCATCCGGGAAACCATTGCTCAAAGTACGGTCAACACCACTGCGGGTGATATTCGATACACCATCAGCATGGGTATCGCGCAATTAACAGGTGGGCCAGAGAATTATATGCAGTGGATGCAAGAGGCGGACAAGGCTTTGTATGGGGCTAAGGAAGGGGGGCGTAACAAGGTGGTGATTTATTCATAA
- a CDS encoding response regulator, translating into MSSKILICDDSALARKQMARALPLGLADSVLFAQDGEEALTALRKGQAELLFLDLNMPGLDGYQVLEHIRKEDLPVLTIVVSGDIQPEARERVRKLGAIDFIKKPTSTELVADLLQEYGFFRPEELSALAAKNSAFSEPSRTPEISVSLTEYLQETANVAMGRSSDLLARLLRVFVKQPIPKVAFIASSELHMAISSAGAGNTFSAVCQGFTGSGVAGEALLLFDDASFEEMAELLHYEGVEGDAIDVEVLMDMSSILFGAFLNGVSDQLDIKLGLGHPTVLGQHRPINELLEHHSSREEQLLCLEICYTIENRDIRCDMLVLFTEDSVPFLEKRLEYLVD; encoded by the coding sequence ATGAGCTCTAAAATCCTGATCTGCGACGACTCCGCACTCGCCCGCAAACAAATGGCCCGTGCGCTGCCCCTTGGCTTGGCAGACAGCGTGCTATTTGCCCAAGATGGCGAAGAAGCGCTCACTGCTCTACGCAAAGGCCAAGCGGAACTGCTGTTTCTGGACCTGAACATGCCGGGCTTAGACGGCTACCAAGTGCTGGAACACATCCGCAAAGAAGACCTGCCGGTGCTCACCATTGTCGTTTCCGGTGACATACAGCCCGAAGCCCGGGAACGGGTGCGCAAACTGGGCGCCATCGATTTCATTAAAAAGCCAACGAGTACAGAGCTTGTGGCAGACTTGCTGCAGGAGTACGGCTTTTTTCGGCCGGAAGAGCTTTCGGCGCTAGCGGCCAAGAATAGCGCTTTCTCAGAGCCAAGCCGCACGCCAGAAATATCCGTCAGCCTCACGGAATACCTGCAAGAAACCGCCAACGTCGCCATGGGCCGTTCATCGGACTTACTGGCCCGGCTGCTCCGAGTGTTCGTTAAACAGCCTATTCCGAAAGTCGCTTTCATCGCCAGCTCTGAACTTCACATGGCGATTTCCTCAGCCGGAGCCGGCAACACCTTTTCTGCGGTGTGCCAAGGCTTCACGGGCTCGGGTGTCGCTGGTGAAGCACTGCTGTTATTTGACGATGCCAGCTTTGAAGAAATGGCGGAACTGCTTCATTACGAAGGCGTAGAAGGCGATGCCATCGATGTTGAAGTGCTGATGGACATGTCCAGTATACTGTTTGGCGCCTTCCTGAACGGCGTGAGTGATCAGCTCGACATTAAACTGGGGCTTGGGCACCCAACCGTACTGGGCCAGCACCGCCCTATTAACGAATTGCTGGAGCACCACAGCAGTCGCGAGGAACAGCTACTGTGCCTGGAAATCTGCTACACCATCGAAAACCGGGACATTCGCTGTGACATGCTGGTGCTGTTTACCGAAGACTCTGTGCCCTTCCTGGAAAAACGTCTCGAATATCTGGTGGATTGA
- the sbcB gene encoding exodeoxyribonuclease I, with translation MIRSFYWHDYETFGVDPLHDRPSQFAGVRTDADLNVIEDPLVIYCKPTDDYLPSPEACLITGITPQKALEDGFPEAEFIAQINEAFSQPGTCVVGYNSLRFDDEVTRNTLYRNLRDPYAREWQNGNSRWDIIDMVRLTYALRPEGINWPRKEDGSPSFRLEELTAANGIAHEAAHDAMSDVWATIAVAKLIKEKQPKLFDFVLKNKDKHAARQMLDASSMKPVFHISAKFPASRGCCALVAPIAEHPTNKNQVIVYDLREDPTELINATPEQIQERVFTSQAELGEGVQRFPLKGIQVNKCPVLAPANMLSTLTKERLSELELNGDVLRANLAKLRNAPDLSARIAQAFDRSFEGSDLTDPDEQIYAGGFISNADRERLKDLIAQPVETLGEQEVRFDDERLSEMLFRYRARNYPNTLSGEEMERWETFRTERLMKPKKGWRSLEAYGLELQRLASDPELSPRNQQILEDLHLYGESLIPYM, from the coding sequence TTGATCCGCTCTTTTTACTGGCACGATTACGAAACCTTTGGTGTAGACCCGCTGCATGACCGGCCCTCCCAGTTTGCCGGGGTTCGCACCGATGCGGATTTAAACGTGATCGAAGATCCGTTGGTGATTTACTGCAAGCCAACGGATGACTACCTGCCTTCTCCTGAAGCCTGTTTGATTACTGGCATCACACCACAGAAAGCCTTGGAAGACGGTTTCCCGGAAGCGGAATTCATTGCGCAGATCAATGAAGCCTTCAGTCAGCCCGGCACTTGCGTGGTGGGCTACAACAGCCTGCGCTTTGATGACGAAGTCACTCGTAATACTTTGTACCGAAACCTGCGTGACCCCTACGCCCGCGAATGGCAGAACGGCAATTCGCGGTGGGATATTATCGATATGGTGCGGCTGACCTACGCGCTGCGCCCGGAAGGCATCAACTGGCCACGAAAAGAAGACGGCAGCCCCAGTTTCCGTTTGGAAGAACTTACGGCCGCCAACGGCATTGCCCACGAAGCGGCTCACGATGCGATGTCGGATGTTTGGGCAACGATTGCCGTGGCTAAACTGATTAAAGAGAAACAGCCCAAGCTGTTCGACTTCGTTCTGAAGAACAAAGACAAGCACGCCGCTCGTCAAATGCTGGATGCGTCCAGCATGAAGCCGGTTTTCCACATCTCCGCCAAATTTCCAGCCAGCCGTGGTTGCTGTGCGTTGGTTGCGCCCATAGCGGAACACCCCACTAATAAGAACCAGGTCATCGTTTACGACCTGCGGGAAGACCCAACGGAACTCATCAACGCCACGCCGGAACAGATTCAGGAGCGAGTGTTTACTTCACAGGCCGAGCTGGGTGAGGGCGTACAGCGCTTCCCCCTGAAAGGTATTCAGGTAAACAAGTGCCCGGTACTGGCGCCGGCGAACATGTTGTCTACGCTCACCAAAGAACGCTTGTCTGAGCTGGAGTTGAATGGTGATGTACTGCGCGCGAATCTGGCAAAACTGCGGAACGCCCCGGACTTGTCGGCACGCATTGCCCAAGCCTTTGATCGCAGCTTTGAAGGCAGTGACCTCACCGACCCAGACGAGCAAATTTATGCTGGCGGCTTCATCAGCAACGCCGACCGTGAGCGGCTTAAAGATCTGATCGCCCAGCCGGTAGAGACGTTAGGTGAGCAAGAAGTGAGGTTTGATGACGAGCGTTTAAGCGAGATGCTCTTCCGCTACCGCGCCCGAAACTATCCGAACACCCTAAGCGGCGAAGAAATGGAACGCTGGGAAACCTTCAGAACGGAGCGCTTGATGAAGCCGAAGAAAGGCTGGCGGTCACTGGAAGCCTACGGGCTGGAGTTGCAACGGCTGGCGAGTGATCCGGAGTTGTCGCCCAGAAACCAGCAGATCTTGGAGGATTTGCATTTGTATGGGGAGTCTTTGATTCCTTATATGTAA
- a CDS encoding type II toxin-antitoxin system HicB family antitoxin, with protein MSSNTIKYKGQIGSIEHDLDRGVLYGKLLFINDLVTYEAENLRSLEQEFRVSVDEYLADCASMGIEPNKPFKGSFNIRIGRELHRKLAMKAADEGLGLNEAVQLAVERFVVKESRP; from the coding sequence ATGAGCTCGAATACAATCAAATATAAAGGCCAGATAGGTTCCATCGAACATGATCTTGATAGAGGCGTTCTTTACGGCAAGCTCCTTTTTATCAATGACCTTGTGACCTATGAGGCTGAAAACCTCCGATCCTTAGAGCAAGAGTTTCGAGTATCGGTAGACGAGTACCTAGCGGACTGTGCCTCAATGGGTATCGAGCCAAACAAGCCATTCAAAGGATCGTTCAATATCCGAATTGGCAGGGAATTACACCGCAAGCTGGCAATGAAGGCCGCTGATGAGGGGTTAGGGTTAAACGAAGCTGTTCAGCTGGCTGTTGAGAGGTTTGTCGTTAAAGAGAGTCGACCTTAA
- a CDS encoding flagellin, which yields MPQVINTNMASLNAQRNLNASQSQANTALERLSSGLRINSAKDDAAGLAISERFQSQISGLNVAQRNANDGISLAQTAEGAMDEITNNLQRIRELAVQSANATNSVSDRQALNQEVQQRIEEINRIASQTSFNGLKVLDGTFDTQTFQVGANTGETIAVSGLDSRGSQIGGTVEQTSVFGKRALEPGILDTATASLDYTAGNGVSTTSDLDIKEGANTLGTLKITNAKSVDEAVEQLQTQINQNSELEGLVVEEYENGFRFINSSEKVLTVEGVLSDNVTPTANTVDLSTPATIAKATSTTTVQDFFKDGKTIDFDVDVNGTSIPVEGATSLNDIVAKVNARTNETGIKANLDSTNDNIVFSSQFGEPFTVGITADTNGDATNNIDFKVFGTADSDTVSMNEIDISTREGADLAMIAVDYAIDTINGFRAELGAVQNRFESTIANLSTTSENLSASNSRIRDADFAAETAELARTQVLQSAGLSVLAQANARPQQVLQLLQG from the coding sequence ATGCCTCAGGTTATTAACACCAACATGGCGTCACTGAACGCACAACGGAACCTCAACGCCTCACAGAGCCAGGCCAATACTGCGCTGGAACGCTTGTCTTCGGGTCTACGCATCAACTCCGCCAAAGACGATGCCGCAGGACTTGCGATATCTGAACGCTTCCAGTCTCAAATCTCGGGCTTGAATGTCGCCCAACGGAATGCCAACGACGGCATTTCTTTGGCACAAACGGCTGAAGGGGCGATGGATGAGATCACCAACAACCTACAGCGGATTCGTGAGTTGGCCGTTCAGTCAGCCAACGCCACGAACAGCGTTTCAGATCGCCAAGCTCTGAATCAGGAGGTACAGCAGCGGATTGAAGAGATCAACCGGATAGCGAGTCAGACTTCCTTTAACGGCCTAAAAGTTCTCGACGGCACGTTTGATACCCAAACATTCCAGGTTGGCGCAAATACTGGTGAAACTATTGCGGTTAGCGGTTTGGACTCTAGGGGCAGCCAAATCGGTGGCACCGTTGAACAAACCAGTGTTTTCGGGAAAAGAGCACTCGAACCAGGCATACTAGATACTGCCACTGCCTCACTCGATTACACAGCGGGCAACGGCGTATCAACCACTTCCGATCTAGACATTAAGGAAGGTGCAAATACTCTCGGAACCTTAAAAATTACCAACGCGAAAAGTGTGGATGAAGCGGTAGAACAACTCCAAACGCAAATAAACCAAAACAGCGAACTTGAAGGGTTGGTTGTCGAAGAGTACGAAAATGGGTTTAGGTTTATAAATAGTTCGGAAAAAGTCCTCACGGTAGAGGGCGTCCTATCAGACAACGTCACTCCTACGGCAAATACTGTCGACCTAAGCACGCCAGCGACTATTGCCAAGGCTACAAGCACTACAACGGTTCAAGATTTCTTTAAAGATGGCAAAACCATCGACTTCGACGTAGATGTCAATGGAACCAGCATCCCGGTAGAAGGCGCAACCTCCCTCAACGACATTGTTGCCAAGGTAAACGCCCGTACTAATGAAACCGGGATTAAAGCCAACCTGGATTCAACCAACGACAACATCGTGTTCTCGTCACAGTTTGGTGAACCGTTCACTGTCGGGATTACCGCGGATACAAACGGTGATGCAACGAACAACATTGACTTTAAAGTTTTCGGGACAGCCGACAGCGATACCGTTTCGATGAACGAGATCGATATCTCGACTCGGGAAGGCGCCGATCTAGCCATGATAGCCGTCGACTATGCCATCGATACCATCAACGGCTTCCGTGCTGAACTCGGCGCCGTCCAAAACCGCTTCGAGTCCACCATCGCGAACCTGAGCACCACCTCAGAAAACCTTTCGGCCTCAAACAGCCGAATCCGCGATGCTGACTTTGCAGCGGAGACCGCAGAGTTGGCTCGTACCCAGGTGCTTCAGTCTGCTGGCTTGTCTGTTCTGGCACAGGCCAACGCAAGGCCACAGCAGGTATTGCAGTTGCTGCAAGGTTAA